One segment of Planctomycetota bacterium DNA contains the following:
- the katG gene encoding catalase/peroxidase HPI gives MSDESKCPVTGMTRGHAAARGTTNRDWWPNQLNLQILHQHCAKSSPMGGEFNYAAEFKKLDLAAVKKDLYALMTDSQDWWPADWGHYGPLFIRMAWHSAGTYRISDGRGGAGSGSQRLAPLNSWPDNVNLDKARRLLWPIKQKYGRKLSWADLMILAGNCALESMGFKTFGFGGGRVDVYEPEEDIYWGSETKWLDDKRYSGDRDLENPLAAVQMGLIYVNPEGPNGNPDPVASGRDVRETFARMAMNDEETVALVAGGHTFGKCHGAGPATHVGPEPEAAPIEQQGLGWKSSFRSGKGGDTIGSGLEGAWKPNPTHWDMGYLTMLFKYDWELVKSPAGANQWLAKDVAEEDMIVDAHDPSKRRRPMMTTADLSLRFDPIYEPIARDYLRNPRKFADAFARAWFKLTHRDMGPKSRYLGPEVPAEDLIWQDPVPAVDHKLVNARDIVDLKKRILASGLSISHLISTAWASASTFRGSDKRGGANGARIRLAPQKDWEVNQPAQLKKVLRVLGRIQREFNRAQKDGKKVSLADLIVLGGCAAVELAARNAGHKVTVPFAPGRTDATQKQTDAASFAVLEPRADGFRNYLKTKFSIGAEHLLVDKAQLLTLTAPEMTVLVGGLRVLGANVGGSQHGVFTRRPGTLTNDFFVNLLDMGTEWRPASGADDVFEGRDRTTGELRWTGTRVDLIFGANSQLRAIAEVYGSADAQGKFVHDFVAAWNKVMNLDRFDLA, from the coding sequence ATGAGCGATGAGAGCAAGTGCCCGGTGACGGGGATGACGCGCGGACACGCGGCGGCCAGGGGCACGACGAACCGCGATTGGTGGCCGAACCAGTTGAACCTCCAGATCCTTCACCAGCACTGCGCCAAGAGCAGCCCGATGGGCGGGGAGTTCAACTACGCCGCGGAGTTCAAGAAGCTGGACCTGGCGGCCGTGAAGAAGGACCTCTACGCGCTGATGACCGACTCGCAGGACTGGTGGCCGGCCGACTGGGGGCACTACGGGCCCCTCTTCATCCGCATGGCCTGGCACAGTGCCGGCACCTACCGCATCAGCGACGGGCGCGGCGGGGCCGGCTCCGGCAGCCAGCGCCTCGCGCCCCTCAACAGTTGGCCCGACAACGTGAACCTCGACAAGGCGCGCCGCCTGCTCTGGCCGATCAAGCAGAAGTACGGCCGAAAGCTGTCCTGGGCCGACCTGATGATCCTCGCCGGCAACTGCGCCCTGGAGTCCATGGGCTTCAAGACCTTCGGCTTCGGCGGCGGGCGCGTGGACGTTTATGAGCCGGAGGAGGACATCTACTGGGGCTCCGAGACCAAGTGGCTGGACGACAAGCGCTACTCGGGCGACCGCGACCTCGAGAATCCCCTCGCCGCCGTGCAGATGGGCCTGATCTACGTGAACCCGGAGGGGCCCAATGGCAACCCGGATCCCGTCGCCTCCGGCCGGGACGTCCGCGAGACCTTCGCACGCATGGCGATGAACGACGAGGAGACCGTCGCGCTGGTGGCCGGCGGGCACACCTTCGGCAAGTGCCACGGCGCCGGCCCCGCGACCCACGTGGGGCCGGAGCCGGAGGCCGCCCCCATCGAGCAGCAGGGCCTCGGCTGGAAGAGCAGCTTCCGCAGCGGCAAGGGCGGCGACACCATCGGCAGCGGTCTCGAGGGCGCCTGGAAGCCGAACCCGACCCACTGGGACATGGGCTATCTGACCATGCTGTTCAAGTACGACTGGGAGCTGGTGAAGAGCCCGGCCGGCGCGAATCAGTGGCTGGCCAAGGACGTAGCCGAAGAGGACATGATCGTGGACGCGCACGACCCGTCGAAGAGGCGCCGCCCGATGATGACCACGGCCGACCTCTCGCTTCGCTTCGACCCGATCTACGAGCCCATCGCGCGGGACTATCTCAGGAACCCCAGGAAGTTCGCTGACGCCTTTGCCCGGGCCTGGTTCAAGCTGACGCACCGCGACATGGGCCCGAAGTCGCGCTACCTCGGCCCGGAGGTCCCGGCCGAGGACCTGATCTGGCAGGACCCGGTGCCCGCCGTGGACCACAAGCTGGTGAACGCCCGAGACATCGTGGACCTGAAGAAGAGGATTCTCGCCTCGGGTCTCTCGATCTCGCACCTGATCTCGACCGCCTGGGCGTCGGCCTCCACCTTCCGCGGCTCCGACAAGCGTGGCGGGGCAAATGGCGCACGCATTCGCCTTGCCCCGCAAAAGGACTGGGAGGTCAATCAACCCGCTCAACTGAAGAAGGTGCTGCGAGTGCTCGGAAGAATCCAAAGGGAGTTCAACCGCGCGCAGAAGGACGGCAAGAAGGTCTCCCTCGCCGACCTGATTGTCCTGGGCGGTTGCGCTGCCGTCGAACTGGCCGCCAGGAATGCCGGCCACAAGGTGACCGTGCCCTTCGCTCCGGGACGCACAGACGCGACGCAGAAGCAGACCGATGCCGCGTCATTCGCCGTCCTCGAACCAAGGGCGGATGGATTCCGCAACTACCTCAAGACCAAGTTCAGCATCGGCGCGGAGCACCTGCTGGTTGACAAAGCGCAGTTGCTCACACTGACTGCCCCCGAGATGACGGTGCTGGTCGGCGGCCTGCGCGTGCTGGGTGCGAACGTTGGCGGGTCGCAACACGGCGTCTTCACCCGACGGCCGGGCACACTGACGAACGACTTCTTCGTGAACCTGCTGGACATGGGCACAGAGTGGCGGCCGGCGTCGGGCGCGGACGACGTGTTCGAGGGCCGTGATCGCACCACGGGCGAGCTCAGGTGGACTGGCACCCGTGTGGACCTTATCTTCGGCGCGAACTCCCAGCTCCGCGCCATCGCGGAGGTCTACGGGAGCGCCGATGCCCAGGGGAAGTTCGTACATGACTTCGTGGCGGCCTGGAACAAGGTCATGAACCTCGACCGCTTTGATCTCGCCTGA
- a CDS encoding beta-galactosidase, which yields MPTGMRLSLPIAFFMVGAACFAGAPARVARTLAALDDLERACSKAEGHGGQGIYLRIPLTVERQVLVELDSQADGRDDILDYIYQSSVRAREAIETGAEARRPPVPPAPELARLTFRDGFCHEGDQVVFPVATDRCPTAVEPFFARGELRRSLPALAGVTRETLDASEIARIHAAEPTSRRVGWDRPAGGFVAEGCLICLDHPAIQRAIAAETSSAVAAWPPGARPLYISLGEAPFYTDYSDLSRASFVAWLKGHYKSVNTLRLVWGMENADFAAAMLPAPDQAGATASRWCDFAAFNSERFSQHTRAAAARVRTAVPGSALGLPLFRYAFAGSFTLSGVDPEALAPALDVLEVSGASTMETDLAFALAARKRAVVAPALTSGAAHLIPQQLHGCAAVRVPSWPAEPLASPQAIREAEWLLRNALDARRLAPQCARLARAPRPLGLLYSKASLRLAPAWAVQASQTPYTHEVARAYQAARCLDLGVTFLTSADIAALRWGDVRLLIIPAAHAEEENVVRNLMDFVELGGHLVIIAESFVCDERGREADYLERFGIEAPETRRPSYSARPRPDLGGGLDDLVMADCPVADLVPAPGGFLASIKRPLRATGLRQNIKVNVSHQLLATYPDGAPAIATYTRGKGSVTYLAMPLAPEDLALVLRIIAARAHIQPLVRLVSLEGAPGGIECRAVRDGSAILAYAWNTTAQPRTVALESEPVTAATDLLTGSSPPTRTDKAGSLLGPIKLGPGEVALFQLLPPEPRLP from the coding sequence ATGCCCACAGGCATGAGACTCTCGCTTCCTATCGCGTTCTTCATGGTTGGCGCGGCGTGCTTCGCCGGCGCGCCCGCTCGCGTCGCGCGTACGCTCGCGGCGCTCGACGACCTCGAACGCGCCTGCTCGAAGGCGGAGGGCCACGGCGGGCAGGGCATCTACCTGCGAATCCCGCTCACGGTCGAACGTCAGGTGCTGGTGGAGCTGGATTCCCAGGCGGACGGCCGCGACGATATTCTGGACTACATCTACCAGAGCTCGGTTCGAGCGCGGGAGGCCATCGAGACGGGCGCGGAGGCCCGTCGCCCGCCGGTGCCCCCCGCACCCGAGCTGGCGCGACTGACCTTCCGCGATGGATTCTGCCACGAGGGCGACCAGGTGGTGTTCCCCGTGGCCACCGACCGCTGCCCCACGGCTGTGGAGCCGTTCTTCGCCCGAGGCGAACTCCGCCGCTCCCTGCCTGCCCTCGCGGGCGTCACCCGCGAGACACTGGATGCGTCGGAGATCGCGCGCATCCACGCCGCCGAGCCGACGAGTCGCCGGGTCGGCTGGGACCGCCCCGCAGGCGGCTTCGTCGCAGAGGGCTGCCTGATCTGCCTCGACCATCCCGCCATCCAGCGCGCGATTGCCGCGGAGACCTCCAGCGCCGTCGCCGCCTGGCCCCCGGGCGCCCGTCCGCTCTACATCTCCCTTGGCGAGGCCCCCTTCTATACGGACTACTCGGACCTCTCCCGTGCGAGCTTCGTGGCCTGGCTGAAGGGGCACTACAAATCTGTCAACACGCTTCGCCTTGTCTGGGGAATGGAGAACGCGGACTTCGCCGCTGCCATGCTGCCGGCGCCGGACCAGGCGGGAGCTACCGCTTCCCGCTGGTGCGACTTTGCGGCCTTCAACAGCGAGCGCTTCTCCCAGCACACCCGCGCCGCAGCCGCGCGCGTCCGCACCGCCGTTCCCGGCTCCGCCCTCGGCCTCCCGCTCTTCCGCTACGCATTCGCAGGCAGCTTCACCCTCAGCGGCGTGGACCCGGAGGCTTTGGCGCCCGCGCTCGATGTTCTGGAGGTCAGCGGCGCCAGCACGATGGAAACCGATCTGGCCTTTGCCCTCGCGGCCCGCAAGCGGGCCGTGGTGGCGCCTGCCCTGACATCCGGCGCAGCCCATCTGATCCCCCAGCAACTCCACGGGTGCGCAGCGGTTCGCGTCCCATCGTGGCCTGCCGAGCCGCTGGCCAGCCCCCAAGCCATCCGCGAGGCCGAGTGGCTCCTCCGCAACGCCCTCGACGCCCGCCGCCTGGCCCCTCAGTGCGCCCGTCTCGCCCGGGCGCCCCGCCCCCTTGGGCTCCTCTACTCAAAGGCCTCGCTGCGCCTCGCGCCCGCGTGGGCGGTGCAGGCATCCCAGACGCCGTACACACACGAGGTGGCCCGTGCCTACCAGGCGGCCCGGTGCCTCGACCTCGGCGTCACCTTCCTCACCAGCGCCGACATCGCCGCGCTGCGCTGGGGGGACGTCCGCCTCCTCATCATCCCCGCCGCGCACGCAGAGGAAGAGAACGTGGTGCGCAACCTGATGGACTTCGTGGAGCTGGGCGGCCACCTGGTCATCATCGCGGAATCGTTCGTCTGCGACGAGCGCGGCCGGGAGGCCGACTACCTCGAGCGCTTCGGCATCGAGGCCCCCGAGACCCGGCGGCCATCGTACAGCGCCAGGCCGCGCCCCGACCTCGGCGGCGGCCTCGACGACCTGGTCATGGCCGATTGCCCCGTCGCCGACCTGGTTCCCGCCCCGGGCGGATTTCTGGCCTCCATCAAACGCCCGCTGCGAGCCACGGGACTGCGCCAGAACATCAAGGTGAACGTCTCCCATCAACTGCTCGCGACCTATCCGGACGGGGCACCTGCGATTGCCACGTACACTCGGGGCAAGGGCTCGGTGACCTACCTCGCCATGCCCCTGGCGCCCGAGGATCTTGCCCTGGTCCTGCGCATCATCGCCGCCCGCGCGCACATTCAGCCCCTGGTCCGCCTGGTCAGCCTCGAGGGCGCCCCTGGCGGCATCGAGTGCCGTGCGGTTCGCGACGGCTCGGCCATCCTGGCTTACGCCTGGAACACCACCGCTCAGCCACGCACCGTCGCCCTCGAATCCGAGCCGGTCACGGCCGCCACCGACCTGCTGACCGGTAGTTCGCCCCCCACCCGCACCGACAAGGCAGGCTCTCTCCTCGGCCCCATCAAGCTCGGCCCAGGCGAGGTCGCGCTCTTCCAGTTGCTGCCCCCAGAGCCCAGGCTCCCTTGA
- a CDS encoding SagB/ThcOx family dehydrogenase: MGNPGSETPGIGDAYQRATKYQRGPGRLAPEARAAAAEGSETLPPPQTTGGRGLWDVLLMRRSVRDFRRDALSREQLAQLLWATQGVTARHHGHAFRAAPSAGACYPIDTYVIVHRVEGLAAGLYRYNVEAGTLERLRAGDLSDAIAAACLEQDMAGEAAVVFAWAAVPERSKQRYRQRAYRYIYMDAGHIGENLHLAAVAMGLGCCAIGAFFDDEVNAILGLDGQEATAVYLSVVGIPA, translated from the coding sequence ATGGGGAACCCAGGCAGCGAGACCCCAGGGATTGGGGACGCGTATCAGCGAGCGACCAAGTACCAGCGCGGGCCCGGCCGCCTGGCGCCCGAGGCCCGCGCCGCAGCGGCGGAGGGCTCCGAGACGCTGCCCCCGCCGCAGACGACGGGAGGGCGGGGCCTCTGGGATGTGCTCCTGATGCGCCGCTCGGTGCGCGACTTCCGCCGCGACGCCCTGAGCCGCGAGCAGCTTGCGCAACTCCTGTGGGCCACCCAAGGAGTCACGGCTAGGCACCACGGGCACGCCTTCCGCGCCGCGCCCTCGGCGGGCGCCTGCTACCCAATTGACACCTACGTGATCGTGCACCGCGTGGAGGGTCTGGCAGCCGGCCTGTACCGCTACAACGTGGAGGCAGGCACGCTCGAGCGCCTGCGAGCCGGGGACCTCTCGGACGCGATTGCCGCGGCCTGCCTGGAGCAGGACATGGCGGGCGAGGCCGCCGTGGTGTTCGCCTGGGCGGCCGTGCCGGAGCGCTCCAAGCAGCGATATCGCCAGCGTGCGTATCGCTACATATACATGGATGCAGGGCATATTGGCGAGAACCTGCACCTCGCCGCCGTGGCCATGGGCCTCGGGTGCTGCGCCATTGGGGCCTTCTTCGACGACGAGGTGAACGCAATCCTCGGCCTGGATGGCCAGGAGGCCACCGCGGTGTATCTCTCTGTGGTTGGGATACCTGCGTGA